Proteins from a genomic interval of Solea solea chromosome 10, fSolSol10.1, whole genome shotgun sequence:
- the LOC131467660 gene encoding D(1) dopamine receptor-like encodes MNNTSSVALVGDGGGSREEFTAHRALTGCVLALLIIWTLLGNFTVCAAVYRYRHLRAKVTNIFIVSLALSDLLVAVLVMPWKAVSEVAGFWPFGGFCKTWLSCDIMCSTASILNLCVISVDRYWAISSPFRYERSMNKRVACVMIGVTWTVSVVISFVPVQLNWHRAEIGDRIEEEDFELHGKSVDGSCDSSLSRTYAISSSLISFYIPVAIMIVTYSRIYQIAQMQIRMISSLERAVEHAQNCRSNARDLCPHVCTEINTNSFQSHISLQERTSESHRELRVSIRKETKVLKTLSVIMGVFVCCWLPFFILNCTMPFCPGPGAPGSQRGPYCVNEKTFDVFVWIGWSNSSLNPVIYAFNADFRDAFLRLLRCPERGCWASEVETVIVNNKAVTLRHDHPPNLKLGVSCSSKTRGSEDSGNTTVTVCYHRMTASEQVKDTEESNDTDRLTQIPIQGTQ; translated from the coding sequence ATGAATAACACGAGCAGCGTGGCACTGGTGGGAGATGGAGGTGGGAGTCGGGAGGAGTTTACAGCCCACCGAGCTTTAACGGGCTGTGTCCTGGCGCTGCTTATCATTTGGACGCTTTTAGGCAACTTCACGGTGTGCGCCGCCGTGTATCGCTACCGGCACCTGCGCGCAAAAGTGACCAACATCTTCATCGTGTCCCTGGCTCTTTCGGACCTGCTGGTGGCCGTGCTGGTGATGCCGTGGAAGGCTGTGTCTGAGGTGGCCGGTTTCTGGCCGTTTGGAGGATTCTGTAAGACCTGGCTGTCGTGCGACATCATGTGCTCCACAGCCTCCATCCTCAACCTGTGCGTGATCAGCGTGGACAGGTACTGGGCCATCTCCAGCCCCTTCCGCTACGAGAGGAGTATGAACAAGAGAGTGGCCTGTGTTATGATCGGCGTGACGTGGACCGTGTCCGTGGTCATCTCATTCGTGCCCGTGCAGCTAAACTGGCACAGAGCGGAGATCGGTGACCGGATTGAGGAGGAGGACTTTGAACTTCACGGTAAGAGCGTTGACGGAAGTTGTGACTCCAGTCTGAGCCGCACTTACGCAATCTCGTCCTCCCTCATCAGCTTCTACATCCCCGTCGCTATCATGATCGTCACATACAGCCGCATCTACCAGATAGCCCAGATGCAGATCCGGATGATCTCCTCCTTGGAGCGCGCGGTGGAGCACGCTCAGAATTGCCGCTCGAATGCGCGCGACCTTTGTCCTCATGTGTGCACGGAAATCAATACCAACTCATTCCAGTCTCATATCAGCCTGCAAGAGCGGACGAGTGAGTCACACCGGGAGCTCAGAGTCTCCAtcagaaaagagacaaaagtcCTGAAAACTCTGAGCGTCATCATGGGTGTTTTTGTCTGCTGCTGGCTGCCATTCTTCATCCTGAATTGTACAATGCCGTTCTGTCCCGGACCAGGGGCCCCGGGGTCACAGCGGGGCCCCTACTGTGtcaatgaaaaaacatttgatgtttttgtgtggatcGGCTGGAGCAATTCATCCCTCAACCCAGTCATTTATGCATTTAACGCAGATTTTAGAGACGCCTTCCTGCGCCTTTTGCGCTGCCCCGAACGAGGCTGCTGGGCCTCGGAGGTGGAGACTGTGATAGTGAACAACAAGGCGGTGACCCTCAGGCACGATCACCCGCCAAACTTAAAGCTGGGCGTCTCCTGCTCCTCCAAGACCAGGGGGAGCGAGGACAGCGGGAACACCACAGTGACTGTGTGTTATCACAGAATGACAGCCTCGGAGCAGGTGAAGGACACTGAGGAGAGTAATGACACAGACAGACTAACACAGATCCCCATACAAGGGACACAATAA
- the LOC131467661 gene encoding glutamine synthetase-like: MSLLPETLILHKTTRKHYLSLTLGAESQVTYVWINEDKENLLSKTRTLQQEPAGIRDIPEWDTASNALNEKILVPVRMFRDPFALDPNKLVLCEVLTDKYVPTGNSQRSLCAKVTEEVKEFEPWFGMEQEYVLCGSDGKPYGRPAQGWKFRGVSCSVGSDNVYGRDISICHYRACLYAGVKIGGTNSETLGSQWEFQVGPCEGTELGDHLWMARYILHRVCEDFDAVASLDVKPADESTTSGCHVNFSTKEMRSEGGLQYIEGAISRLSKHHSQHLCVYDPHGGADNKRRLTGQKTTSEFNKFSSAVGRRDVSVRIPGHVFRKGCGYFEDRRPAANCDPFSVIKALLETCLLGATKQDDDKERETFKTFKNLHV; encoded by the exons aTGTCGCTCCTTCCAGAAACTCTCATTCTTCACAAGACAACCAGAAAGCACTATCTGTCTCTTACCCTTGGTGCAGAGTCCCAGGTCACATATGTTTGGATTAATGAAGACAAGGAAAATCTACTGAGTAAAACCAGGACTCTACAACAAGAGCCAGCAGGAATCAGAG ATATACCTGAGTGGGACACTGCCTCGAatgctttaaatgaaaaaatttTGGTCCCGGTCAGAATGTTTCGAGATCCTTTCGCTCTTGACCCGAATAAACTGGTGCTGTGTGAAGTGCTCACTGATAAATATGTTCCAACAG GAAATAGTCAGCGTTCGCTGTGTGCTAAAGTGACGGAGGAAGTGAAAGAGTTTGAGCCCTGGTTTGGAATGGAGCAGGAGTACGTGCTGTGTGGTTCGGATGGAAAGCCGTACGGTCGGCCAGCTCAAGGGTGGAAGTTTAGAGGAG TCAGTTGTTCTGTGGGCAGTGACAACGTGTATGGTAGAGACATCTCTATCTGTCACTACAGAGCCTGCCTGTATGCAGGGGTAAAGATCGGTGGCACCAATTCAGAGACATTAGGCTCCCAG TGGGAGTTCCAGGTCGGCCCTTGTGAAGGCACCGAATTGGGGGACCATCTGTGGATGGCCCGTTACATTCTGCACCGCGTGTGTGAAGATTTTGATGCTGTTGCCTCCTTAGACGTGAAACCTGCTGATGAAAGCACTACATCAGGCTGCCACGTCAACTTCAGCACTAAGGAGATGAGGAGTGAAGGGGGACTTCA GTACATCGAGGGGGCGATCAGCAGACTGAGCAAGCATCATTCTCAGCACCTGTGTGTCTACGATCCACATGGTGGCGCTGACAACAAACGACGCCTCACCGGTCAGAAGACTACTTCAGAATTCAATAAATTCTCTTCAGCTGTAGGCCGTCGTGATGTCAGTGTGCGCATCCCAGGCCATGTGTTTCGCAAGGGCTGTGGGTACTTTGAGGACAGACGTCCTGCTGCCAACTGTGACCCATTCAGTGTAATAAAGGCTCTGCTCGAAACCTGCCTGCTGGGAGCCACTAAACAAGATGATGACAAGGAAAGGGAGacctttaaaacctttaaaaatttGCACGTTTAA
- the LOC131467658 gene encoding GTPase IMAP family member 4-like, whose product MNRNKMSVNGKQLSTNTFAARKPPPSTTALRIVLLGKTGSGKSSTANSILGRKAFDSMGYSSSVTQHCRSVNGDVRGKHLVLVDTPGLLDTHQTLQDVQRELRRSVSLLYPGPHVVLLVIHIGRFTQEEKEAVRQFKQALGSKALDFTVVVFTHGDLLQKGTSVKECLIDRCRDLAELVDECGGRYCVFNNHNSKDKGQVYELLTIVDTLMQSNEGSYYTSKVLQKAEEELALELQEERRLQNEKEELEKKKQEAAIKEWYEGELEIVLQNTKRVIEKLKKERELEKQEDEKLVRQRVEAFKQEIGENNRKEKEEREIQEMMRITEIRQEEEKKREALQEKLDMVTKLLEEQAKQEEKNRRAMEEKMQKDRVENLMKEEALQKQLEKLIISLEQQRRKEEEEEKRMEDMLRNERVKNRRELDKHTENHRTEERKTEALSNELKVIKMTMEKHKAHEESLKKHLEEILQCVRESYFKVISMLQKQCDKKCPEMCDQTDNMCSAKKNRVLTTVTGYAQEMGLVGLNAALGSIGVHILQ is encoded by the exons atgaacagaaacaaaatgtCAGTCAACGGCAAGCAACTGTCTACCAACACTTTTGCAg CCAGGAAGCCACCTCCGTCCACGACTGCGCTCAGAATAGTTTTGCTTGGGAAGACCGGCAGTGGAAAAAGCTCCACTGCCAACTCCATCTTGGGTCGTAAGGCCTTTGACTCAATGGGTTACAGCTCTTCCGTCACGCAGCACTGTCGCAGTGTCAATGGAGATGTTCGTGGGAAGCACCTGGTACTCGTGGACACCCCAGGCCTGCTGGACACTCATCAGACTCTGCAGGATGTGCAAAGGGAGCTAAGGAGAAGTGTCAGCCTCCTGTATCCTGGGCCCCATGTAGTCCTACTTGTTATTCACATTGGGAGGTTCActcaggaggagaaggaggcagTGCGGCAGTTCAAACAGGCGTTGGGCTCTAAGGCTCTGGATTTTACAGTTGTGGTTTTCACCCATGGCGACCTTCTGCAGAAAGGAACATCTGTGAAGGAGTGTCTGATTGACAGGTGCAGAGATCTCGCTGAGCTGGTGGATGAATGTGGGGGCAGGTACTGTGTCTTCAACAACCACAACTCCAAGGACAAGGGGCAGGTGTATGAGCTGCTCACCATAGTGGACACCCTGATGCAGAGTAATGAAGGAAGTTACTACACCAGCAAGGTTCTCCAAAAAGCAGAGGAAGAGCTGGCgctggagctgcaggaggagaggaggctgCAGAATGAGAAGGAGGAgcttgaaaaaaagaaacaggaggCTGCAATAAAAGAGTGGTATGAAGGAGAGCTGGAAATTGTTCTGCAAAATACGAAAAGAGTGATAGAGAAGCTGAAGAAAGAACGGGAGCTGGAGAAGCAAGAAGATGAGAAACTGGTAAGACAACGAGTGGAGGCCTTTAAACAAGAGATTGGGGAAAATAacaggaaggagaaggaggagagagagatacagGAGATGATGAGAATAACGGAGATACgtcaagaggaggagaagaagagggaagCTCTTCAAGAAAAGCTTGACATGGTTACAAAACTCCTGGAGGAGCAAGCtaagcaggaggagaaaaataGAAGAGCAATGGAGGAGAAGATGCAAAAGGATAGAGTGGAAAACCTGATGAAAGAGGAAGCTTTGCAGAAACAGCTGGAGAAACTCATCATTAGCTTGGAGCAGCAGAGAcggaaagaagaggaggaagaaaagcgAATGGAGGACATGCTCAGGAATGAAAGGGTTAAGAATCGGCGAGAACTGGACAAACACACGGAAAACCACAGAACAGAGGAAAGGAAGACCGAGGCTCTGAGCAACGAGCTAAAAGTTATCAAGATGACGATGGAGAAACATAAAGCACACGAGGAAAGTCTCAAGAAACACCTGGAGGAGATACTACAGTGCGTGAGAGAAAGCTATTTCAAAGTAATCTCTATGTTGCAAAAACAGTGTGACAAAAAGTGTCCAGAGATGTGCGATCAGACAGACAACATGTGTtctgcaaagaaaaacagagtgtTGACAACTGTGACTGGATATGCACAAGAGATGGGGCTGGTGGGCCTGAACGCAGCTTTAGGGAGTATTGGAGTTCACATTTTGCAGTAA